Proteins from a single region of Mycoplasmopsis edwardii:
- a CDS encoding aldehyde dehydrogenase family protein, which produces MNNSKNLQVFKIQKNDYLKNGEISVSQRIEILLKLKKILIDNQNEIENALFIDLGKSKNQAFYSELALVFSSLKHTIKNISKWTKKSKVKTPWFLKPSKSYIKYEAHGVVGIYSPWNYPIMLTFDPLIAAIAAGNRVMLKVSEYSVNTSDLIMKLINSNFEESLIYCSNNNQLEFETFNNLKFDFIFFTGSTHVGKIIAKRASENLIPCVLELGGKSPTIVFDDANIKNAAKMIAFGKYVNSGQTCVTHDFILVHENVADDLQKELKKEFEVLHSTSSNSKIISQKHFERLLNILPTNLLDKLNYNKEKLEISPIVFETNLNEQIMKEEIFGSFLPVIKFKNSEELKTILQDYQNPLALYIFTKSKKNLEIQNSFKSGSVIINDTISFLSNYNLPFGGVRTSGLGRYHGFDGFKAFSNQKSYFKSPSFMKPNPLVYGKESKKSKKILEWIFK; this is translated from the coding sequence ATGAATAATTCTAAAAATTTACAAGTGTTCAAAATTCAAAAAAATGATTACCTTAAAAATGGTGAAATTTCAGTGTCGCAAAGAATCGAAATTTTACTTAAATTAAAAAAGATTTTAATTGATAATCAAAACGAAATAGAAAATGCACTTTTTATAGATTTAGGTAAAAGTAAAAATCAGGCTTTTTACTCAGAACTTGCCTTAGTTTTTTCTTCATTAAAACACACTATTAAAAACATTTCAAAATGAACTAAGAAATCAAAAGTAAAAACACCATGATTTTTAAAACCGTCAAAAAGTTATATTAAGTATGAAGCTCATGGAGTGGTTGGTATTTACTCGCCATGAAATTATCCGATCATGTTAACTTTTGACCCTTTAATTGCTGCAATTGCGGCTGGTAATAGAGTTATGTTAAAAGTTTCTGAATATTCAGTTAATACTTCTGATTTAATTATGAAACTTATTAATAGCAACTTTGAAGAAAGTTTAATTTATTGTTCAAATAATAATCAACTTGAATTTGAAACTTTTAACAACCTTAAATTTGATTTTATTTTTTTTACAGGTTCTACCCATGTTGGAAAAATTATTGCAAAAAGAGCATCAGAAAATCTTATCCCTTGTGTTCTAGAGTTAGGTGGAAAGTCTCCTACAATTGTTTTTGATGATGCTAATATCAAAAATGCCGCTAAGATGATTGCTTTTGGAAAGTATGTTAATTCTGGTCAAACATGTGTAACTCACGATTTTATTTTGGTACACGAAAATGTAGCAGATGATTTACAAAAAGAACTAAAAAAAGAATTTGAGGTATTACATTCCACATCTTCAAATAGTAAAATTATTTCACAAAAGCATTTTGAAAGATTACTTAATATTCTTCCCACAAACCTTCTTGATAAATTAAATTACAATAAAGAGAAATTAGAAATTAGTCCTATTGTTTTTGAAACAAATTTAAATGAACAAATTATGAAAGAAGAAATATTTGGTTCATTTTTGCCGGTAATTAAGTTTAAAAATAGTGAGGAATTGAAGACTATTTTACAAGATTATCAAAATCCTTTAGCACTATATATATTCACTAAAAGTAAGAAAAACCTTGAAATTCAAAACTCATTTAAGTCAGGAAGCGTTATTATAAATGATACAATTTCATTCTTATCAAATTATAATTTGCCATTTGGGGGAGTTCGGACTTCAGGTCTTGGCAGATACCATGGGTTTGATGGTTTTAAAGCATTTAGTAACCAAAAAAGTTACTTTAAATCACCTTCATTTATGAAACCAAATCCACTTGTATATGGTAAAGAAAGTAAAAAAAGTAAGAAAATCTTGGAATGAATATTTAAATAA
- a CDS encoding alpha-amylase family glycosyl hydrolase: MNLTRKTSDFFKDFDAKFAYKNSNFGASFLGKKINIKLWQPLAKKVEVLIFKKHSDSKPFSMFEMKKEKVINENKNETFIWTLELKASEFRNMFYQYAITQEDGTKTIALDPFAKSMAPFNWEGEEDRVGKGAFIDFSSTKVGKKPRDLKTKWNNSVDANIYEMHVRDFTSLLKDTSFHKKKASFKNLIDAGIFKYLKKLNITHLQLLPIHSAYTVNDLNKKIYKKSQGTGWTTNYNWGYDPHNYFTINGLYSSKPSDPYSRIKDLKEFVDEAHKNGIGIILDVVYNHMMTNSTYENVLPGYYYRDNAKVKPVIYAPLADERDMTKKIIIDSLKYFVEEFNVDGFRFDLSCFHHKETLDEVASTLRAIKPNVILHGEAWPFSDLEFTKSYIKGARGNDIKFGYFNDTLRDAIKGSEHEGYHKGLIHAYSEENFKKYVTSVVAGLKDFDFKDTPHSALPYDLYNNDVKVNLSYAACHDGMTLWDKVNIFADNKSFMQRIEMYRQALMMTILTQGRQFILAGTELLQSKPCDMSGEEGYKCQVSPFDDFNEKPDNNAYSPNSYKTTDYTNGIKWDHLDKKEVQNYVFDFLSDLNKFRQETEYLRLDTNEKVFSRVKFLFSDIKSGILIYSIANEANDKELLALHNFGNQNFKTDNYQGNLLFDSKIKSIKNVLQANSTQMIEREK; the protein is encoded by the coding sequence ATGAATTTAACTAGAAAAACATCAGATTTTTTTAAAGATTTTGATGCAAAATTCGCATATAAAAATAGCAATTTTGGAGCATCATTTTTAGGTAAAAAAATCAATATAAAATTATGACAACCTTTAGCTAAAAAAGTTGAGGTTCTTATCTTCAAAAAACATAGCGATTCAAAACCATTTTCAATGTTTGAAATGAAAAAAGAAAAAGTTATTAATGAAAATAAAAATGAAACTTTTATTTGAACTCTTGAATTAAAAGCAAGTGAATTTAGAAATATGTTTTATCAATATGCTATTACTCAAGAAGATGGAACTAAGACTATTGCTCTTGACCCTTTTGCTAAATCAATGGCTCCATTTAATTGAGAAGGCGAAGAAGATAGAGTAGGTAAAGGTGCTTTTATTGACTTTAGCTCAACAAAAGTAGGAAAAAAACCAAGAGATCTTAAAACAAAATGAAATAACTCTGTTGATGCTAACATTTACGAAATGCATGTTAGAGATTTCACAAGTTTACTAAAAGACACTTCATTCCACAAAAAGAAAGCATCATTTAAAAATTTAATTGATGCAGGTATCTTTAAATACCTTAAAAAACTTAATATTACACACTTACAACTTTTACCAATTCATTCAGCTTATACTGTAAATGACCTTAATAAGAAAATTTACAAAAAAAGTCAGGGTACAGGTTGAACAACAAACTATAACTGAGGATATGATCCACACAATTACTTTACAATTAATGGATTATATTCATCAAAACCAAGTGATCCATATTCAAGAATCAAGGATTTAAAAGAGTTTGTTGATGAAGCACATAAAAACGGCATTGGAATTATCTTAGATGTTGTATATAACCACATGATGACAAACTCAACTTATGAGAATGTTTTACCAGGGTACTACTATAGAGATAATGCTAAAGTTAAACCAGTTATCTACGCACCTCTTGCTGATGAAAGAGATATGACTAAGAAAATCATTATTGATTCTTTAAAATACTTTGTTGAGGAATTTAATGTTGATGGATTTAGATTTGACCTTTCTTGCTTCCACCATAAAGAAACACTTGATGAAGTTGCTAGCACATTAAGAGCAATTAAACCGAATGTTATTTTACATGGTGAAGCTTGACCATTTAGTGACTTAGAGTTTACTAAATCATATATTAAAGGTGCTAGAGGTAATGATATTAAATTTGGTTACTTTAACGACACATTACGTGATGCAATTAAGGGTTCAGAGCACGAAGGATATCACAAAGGTTTAATTCACGCATACTCAGAAGAAAACTTCAAAAAGTATGTAACTTCAGTAGTTGCTGGTTTAAAAGATTTTGATTTTAAAGACACACCACACTCAGCGCTTCCTTATGATTTATATAATAATGATGTAAAAGTTAACTTAAGTTATGCTGCTTGTCATGATGGTATGACTTTATGAGACAAAGTAAATATTTTTGCAGATAATAAATCATTTATGCAAAGAATTGAAATGTATCGTCAAGCTTTAATGATGACTATCTTAACTCAAGGTAGACAATTCATTTTGGCTGGAACTGAATTATTACAGTCAAAACCATGTGATATGAGTGGAGAAGAAGGATACAAATGTCAAGTTAGCCCATTTGATGACTTTAATGAAAAACCTGACAATAATGCTTATTCACCAAACTCATATAAAACAACAGATTATACAAATGGTATTAAGTGAGATCACTTAGATAAAAAAGAAGTTCAAAATTATGTATTTGATTTCTTAAGTGATTTAAATAAATTCAGACAAGAAACAGAATACTTAAGACTTGATACAAACGAAAAAGTATTCTCAAGAGTTAAATTCTTATTTAGTGACATTAAAAGCGGAATTTTAATTTATTCAATCGCTAATGAAGCAAACGATAAAGAATTATTAGCATTACACAACTTTGGAAACCAAAATTTTAAAACAGATAATTATCAAGGTAACTTATTATTTGATTCAAAAATCAAATCAATTAAAAATGTATTACAAGCAAATTCAACACAAATGATAGAAAGAGAAAAATAA
- a CDS encoding alpha-amylase family glycosyl hydrolase, translating to MKTVKLEDKVFYQIFPRSFYDSNNDGDGDLKGITKKLGYLKKLGINGIWLTPTYSTNFVDAGYDVLDYKSVWEQFGTLEDFKEMSAKAKKLGIDIIMDIVLNHVSNEHDWFKKATESRNNKEHNYFIWRDQLTEEEKKAQSIFGGSAWEFVPSVNRYYFHLFSKEQVDLNWEHPDTIAAMVDVINFWYDLGVRGFRLDAIKHVAKTFDEVDKNPYFAWNKGAVEFLKKFNELAFSDKPDAYTLGEASGITADELLKYGSGESKVSQNYFNFAWWWIGWGKQTGRNGYDANWNYKEFAYQQKPFQENEAIKPYMFTNFLSNHDTSRSISRWGDEGLFREEAAKTHALMLLILKGIPCLYYGEEIGMLNIKFNDRSEFRDVDIKNGFQGLVDDNPVYSEDEFIKYLNINSRDAGRGLMQWTKGKNGGFNKNRTPWIKNGRNKEEINVYAALKDKESIFYFYKNLIELRKNKFRDVLVEGTSKIDVDNNGVIIIERQYGDDHLVAYINATNKEINLQKGNGSQILSTYKDKKEPVNTLRPFESILIKK from the coding sequence ATGAAAACAGTTAAATTAGAAGATAAAGTGTTTTACCAAATTTTCCCTCGTTCATTTTATGACTCAAATAACGATGGTGATGGTGATTTAAAAGGAATTACAAAAAAATTAGGGTACCTTAAAAAATTAGGGATTAATGGTATTTGATTAACACCAACTTATTCAACAAACTTTGTTGATGCTGGATATGATGTTTTAGATTATAAATCAGTTTGAGAACAATTTGGAACATTAGAAGATTTCAAAGAAATGTCAGCTAAAGCTAAAAAACTTGGAATTGACATTATTATGGATATTGTTTTAAACCACGTTTCAAATGAACATGATTGATTTAAAAAAGCAACAGAATCAAGAAACAATAAAGAACACAACTACTTCATTTGAAGAGATCAATTAACAGAAGAAGAGAAAAAAGCACAAAGTATTTTTGGTGGATCGGCTTGAGAATTCGTTCCAAGTGTTAATAGATACTACTTTCACTTATTCTCAAAAGAACAAGTCGACTTAAACTGAGAGCATCCAGATACAATTGCTGCTATGGTTGATGTTATTAACTTTTGATATGACCTTGGTGTTAGAGGATTCAGACTTGATGCAATTAAACACGTTGCCAAAACATTTGATGAAGTTGATAAAAACCCATACTTTGCATGAAATAAAGGTGCAGTTGAATTCTTAAAAAAATTCAATGAACTTGCATTTAGTGATAAACCAGATGCTTATACATTAGGTGAAGCTAGTGGAATTACAGCAGACGAATTATTAAAATATGGTTCAGGTGAAAGTAAAGTTTCTCAAAACTACTTTAACTTTGCTTGATGATGAATTGGTTGAGGAAAACAAACAGGCAGAAATGGTTATGACGCAAACTGAAACTACAAAGAATTTGCTTACCAACAAAAACCATTCCAAGAAAACGAAGCTATTAAACCATACATGTTCACAAACTTCTTATCAAACCACGATACTTCAAGAAGTATTTCAAGATGAGGAGATGAAGGTTTATTTAGAGAAGAAGCAGCTAAAACACATGCTTTAATGTTATTGATTCTTAAAGGTATTCCTTGTTTATACTATGGTGAAGAAATCGGTATGTTAAACATCAAATTTAATGATCGTAGCGAATTCCGTGATGTTGATATCAAAAATGGTTTCCAAGGACTTGTAGATGATAATCCAGTTTATAGTGAAGATGAGTTCATTAAATACTTAAACATTAACTCAAGAGACGCTGGACGTGGATTAATGCAATGAACAAAAGGTAAAAATGGAGGATTTAACAAAAACAGAACTCCATGAATTAAAAATGGTAGAAATAAAGAAGAAATTAATGTTTATGCAGCTTTAAAAGATAAAGAAAGTATTTTCTACTTCTACAAAAACTTAATCGAACTTAGAAAAAATAAATTTAGAGACGTCCTAGTTGAAGGGACATCAAAAATTGATGTAGATAACAATGGTGTTATTATAATTGAAAGACAATATGGAGATGACCACCTAGTTGCCTACATTAATGCAACAAACAAAGAAATAAACTTACAAAAAGGAAATGGTTCACAAATTTTATCTACATATAAAGATAAAAAAGAACCTGTAAATACATTAAGACCTTTCGAATCAATCTTAATTAAAAAATAG
- the pgmB gene encoding beta-phosphoglucomutase: MIKGFVFDLDGVITDTAVLHFKSWQQRVKDLGINYTEEDNEKLRGIPRLETLKEIIKLKKPELNLPEEELIKIADEKNEIYKKLLSTEINESSILPGVLDLLNDAKANGIKLSIASSSFNGPTILKKLGIIDMFDFIVYPGDVKQGKPAPDIFIQAAKGVGLKTTECVGFEDAPAGVKGIKDANMPAIAITHNSSEDFSNADLVLTSTSELDFYEIMKKFN, encoded by the coding sequence ATGATTAAAGGGTTTGTTTTTGATCTTGACGGAGTAATTACAGATACTGCTGTATTGCACTTTAAATCATGACAACAAAGAGTTAAAGATTTAGGAATCAACTATACTGAAGAAGACAATGAAAAACTTCGTGGTATTCCTAGATTAGAAACTTTAAAAGAAATTATTAAATTAAAAAAACCTGAATTAAATCTTCCCGAAGAAGAATTAATTAAAATTGCTGATGAGAAAAATGAAATTTACAAAAAACTTTTATCAACAGAAATCAACGAAAGTTCAATTTTACCAGGTGTACTTGATTTATTAAATGATGCTAAGGCTAATGGAATTAAACTTTCAATTGCTTCAAGTAGTTTTAATGGACCTACAATTCTTAAAAAATTAGGAATCATTGATATGTTTGATTTTATAGTATATCCAGGTGATGTTAAACAAGGAAAACCTGCTCCAGATATCTTTATTCAAGCCGCAAAAGGGGTCGGGTTAAAAACAACAGAATGTGTTGGTTTTGAAGACGCTCCCGCAGGTGTTAAAGGTATTAAAGATGCTAATATGCCCGCTATTGCTATAACACATAATTCTTCTGAAGACTTTAGTAATGCAGATCTTGTATTAACAAGTACATCAGAATTAGATTTTTATGAAATTATGAAAAAATTTAATTAA